The Phycisphaeraceae bacterium genome segment CGCCTGCTGCTGGTCGTCGGCGACGTGATGGGTCACGGCATCGCTTCCGCGCTGTTGATGACGACCGCCAGGGCCGCCCTTCGCGCCGCCGCTCCCGCGGCGACGGACCTGGGCGACGCCATGTCGCGGCTGAACCATGTGCTCGCGTCCGACGCACGCCACGGACGCTTCATGACGATGACCATGCTGACCGTCGATCCGAGTCACGGCGCGGCATGCTGGGCCAGCGCCGGACATGACCCGGCTCTGCTCTACAGACCCGCCACCGGCCAGTTCTCCATGCTGGATGGAGGCGACATCCCCCTGGGCGTCATGCCCGACCTGGCGTACCAGCAGATCACGCGCGACGGGCTGCGTCCCGGCGACGTCATCATCCTCGGCACCGACGGTCTGTGGGAGGCACGGAACCCGCAGGGCGAATCGTACGGCAAGGATCGGCTCCGCCAGGTGATTCAACGCACCGCCACACCCGGCGCCACCGCGGACCAGATCGCCGCCGCCATTGAGTCGGATCACGCGGCGTTCCTCAACGGTCGGGCGATCCAGGATGATGTGACATTCCTGATCGTGCGTATTCCGGACTGATCCCCACGGCGATTCAGGTCGGCCGCGAATGACAGCCGCCCGCATCCGGGGATGCGGGCGGCTGGAACGAATCACGAATCCGGCTGTCGTGCGAACGATTCACGCTCGGCGCCGACGGCGTGTGCCCACGGCCGCGCCCAGTCCCAGCAGGGCCAGCGCGCCCGGCGCGGGAATGACGTAGCCGATGTCCACGATCCCGTAGTGGTAGCCCGCCAGTGTGCTGGTCGGATACTGCACCGCCGCGGAGTTGTGGAAGCGCATGGTTTCGTACTTGATGACGCCGGTGGGGTACCACTCCGCCGGCAGGTTGTTCCTGAAGTAGTACGCGGCGTTGGTGCCCGGCGAGTGGATGCCCACGGTATAGCGCTCGCCGTTGATCAGCGGCACGGGCGTGATGGAGTGGTACTCCCACACGTTGCCGGGGGTCAGAATCGTCGTGGTGCTCGCAACCAGCGTCATGGTGCTGTTGCGCCACAACTGCAGCGTCACCTGCTGACCCGTGGCGGGGGTGCGCAGGCCGATCTCGGTGGCCACGACGTTGTCGCCCTGCACGGTGAACTCGTAGCCGCGGAACCACGCC includes the following:
- a CDS encoding PEP-CTERM sorting domain-containing protein (PEP-CTERM proteins occur, often in large numbers, in the proteomes of bacteria that also encode an exosortase, a predicted intramembrane cysteine proteinase. The presence of a PEP-CTERM domain at a protein's C-terminus predicts cleavage within the sorting domain, followed by covalent anchoring to some some component of the (usually Gram-negative) cell surface. Many PEP-CTERM proteins exhibit an unusual sequence composition that includes large numbers of potential glycosylation sites. Expression of one such protein has been shown restore the ability of a bacterium to form floc, a type of biofilm.) translates to MRGLICKSAAAIVGVAVATSPAMAGGKIHPLEGLNPVDYGFSTNFGVQAWFRGYEFTVQGDNVVATEIGLRTPATGQQVTLQLWRNSTMTLVASTTTILTPGNVWEYHSITPVPLINGERYTVGIHSPGTNAAYYFRNNLPAEWYPTGVIKYETMRFHNSAAVQYPTSTLAGYHYGIVDIGYVIPAPGALALLGLGAAVGTRRRRRA